A genomic window from Triticum urartu cultivar G1812 chromosome 7, Tu2.1, whole genome shotgun sequence includes:
- the LOC125518341 gene encoding PHD finger protein ALFIN-LIKE 3-like: MDASGAGPSSNPTPTRPRLTVDVEGRPSPTPPPALHAGDAIVVDPMRGPRTVEEIYEDFSARRSALVRALTTGKKALCLYGHSDGSWELKQPDELAPPDMPEPTLGVNLRPDYISPFAWLEFIAQRADSWLISVAFFFAACLNANHRCVKITASKSAHIKDYKCPDCTLEDTREMRLFDMMNNLPTVYRTLYHFHKIVWLPTPPSPVLMQNVYNPNEYSGAPAQDSVPQSPDLMENVSNPNIKSITPVEENMPQLSQDSWQNVSDPNKNYRMLAEEDEEDQEVSKRYFCGECGAPYHANGFWICCNVCDLWFHGRCVKITASKSAHIKDYKCPDCTLEDTRE; encoded by the exons ATGGATGCATCTGGCGCCGGCCCCTCCTCCAACCCCACTCCCACCAGGCCTCGTCTCACGGTGGACGTTGAGGGGCGGCCTTCACCAACCCCGCCTCCGGCGCTTCATGCTGGGGACGCCATCGTCGTCGACCCAATGAGAGGGCCACGCACCGTGGAGGAAATCTACGAGGACTTCTCTGCCCGCCGCAGCGCCCTCGTCCGAGCCCTCACCACCG GTAAAAAAGCACTGTGCTTGTACGGCCACTCGGACGGGAGCTGGGAGTTGAAGCAGCCGGATGAGTTGGCGCCACCCGACATGCCGGAGCCGACTCTGGGCGTCAACCTCCGGCCAGATTACATAAGCCCTTTTGCCTGGCTCGAGTTCATTGCCCAACGCGCTGACTCGTGGCTCATCAGCGTCGCATTTTTCTTTGCCGCTTGCCTCAACGCCAATCACAG ATGTGTGAAGATAACTGCTTCTAAATCAGCACATATCAAGGATTACAAGTGTCCTGACTGCACCCTCGAAGATACCAGAGA GATGCGTTTATTTGATATGATGAACAATTTGCCAACTGTCTATCGAACATTGTATCACTTCCACAAGATTGTTTGGCTACCTACGCCACCATCTCCAGTTTTGATGCAAAATGTGTACAATCCAAATGAATATTCGGGTGCACCTGCTCAAGACAGCGTGCCACAATCTCCAGACTTAATGGAAAATGTGTCCAATCCAAACATAAAGTCTATAACACCTGttgaagagaacatgccacaactATCTCAAGACTCCTGGCAAAACGTGTCCGATCCAAACAAGAACTATAGGATGCTtgctgaagaagatgaagaggatCAGGAAGTTAGCAAGCGATACTTTTGCGGAGAGTGTGGTGCTCCGTACCATGCCAATGGCTTTTGGATCTGCTGTAACGTATGTGATCTGTGGTTCCATGGCAGATGTGTGAAGATAACTGCTTCTAAATCAGCACATATCAAGGATTACAAGTGTCCTGACTGCACCCTCGAAGATACCAGAGAGTAG